The Primulina eburnea isolate SZY01 chromosome 6, ASM2296580v1, whole genome shotgun sequence genome contains a region encoding:
- the LOC140835337 gene encoding uncharacterized protein: protein MAGNREDARYNPPEAISIRDHFRPVINTHYSGIARGTINANNFELKPALINMVQQNQFAGTATSDPHVHLRTFLEITDTELATKFLSKYFPPAKSAQLKFEISTFRQTDFEQLYEAWERYKELLRRCPNHGFEDWVQIELFYNGLNGQTRTTVDAAAGLQRTARVYAVDPITSLTAQVSALTTQIATMNKASTSNFEGPSVVVEESHTPEEVQYINNKNFGGFGGYRVGTFVVESGKRMSRTESRLDNLETHMASIGATLKILESQVGQITKQLTSQPSGAVQKTAGPNLREVNAIFIHHEETCVVGREEKRVELTPVQDEKLSPTKGARGKKSERYDLNKCIDISLLPYPQRFFQLQAEFRKKKGLEDLKDLHTNNEFVDQVEGEVTEGTRRNLPQKLLDPGEFIVPCEIGGHLVEKVICDSGASINIMPSSLYEKLGLSKMRSTELSVQLADKSVKVPLGIVEDVELKIDKLKVLAEFLVLDMENSQDVHVILGRPLLAAVGAIIDVKRGKMTMEVKGQMVAVRASQKSYDPP from the exons ATGGCTGGAAACAGAGAGGACGCAAGATATAACCCGCCAGAGGCTATATCGATCAGAgatcacttcagaccagtgatcAATACACATtattctggcattgctcggGGGACCATAAATGCCAACAATTTCGAGCTGAAGCCTGCCTTGATCAATATGGTTCAACAAAACCAGTTCGCTGGAACTGCTACTTCAGATCCTCATGTTCACCTGAGAACTTTCTTGGAGATCACGgatacg GAGTTGGCAACGAAAttcctttctaaatattttccccCAGCGAAGTCTGCACAATTGAAGTTTGAGATCAGCACTTTTAGACAGACTGACTTCGAGCAGttgtatgaggcatgggaaaggTACAAAGAGTTGTTGCGGAGGTGCCCGAATCATGGGtttgaagactgggtgcagATTGAGCTTTTCTATAACGGGTTGAACGGTCAGACACGGACAACAGTGGATGCAGCGgcag gatTACAGAGGACTGCCAgagtttatgctgtggatcctATCACATCACTGACTGCGCAAGTATCAGCATTGACTACACAGATAGCGACTATGAACAAAGCGAGTACATCAAACTTTGAGGGACCATCAGTTGTCGTTGAAGAGTCACACACTCCTGAAGAAGTGCAATACATCAATAACAAGAACTTTGGAGGCTTTggcggatatcgag tggggacatttgttgttgaatctggTAAGAGGATGTCTAGAACTGAGTCTAGACTTGACAACCTTGAAACACATATGGCGAGTATTGGTGCTACTTTGAAAATCCTTGAATCGCAAGTGGGGCagataacgaagcaactcacgTCTCAACCGTCAGGCGCAGTTCAGAAGACTGCCGGCCCAAATCTGAGAGAGGTGAATGCCATTTTTATACATCATGAAGAGACTTGCGTGGTAGGCAGAGAAGAGAAGAGGGTTGAACTCACACCTGTTCAGGATGAAAAACTAAGTCCAACCAAAGGAGCCCGAGGTAAGAAGTCTGAGAGGTatgatttaaataaatgcatagatatttctttacttccctaCCCCCAGCGATTTTTTCAATTACAAGCTGAATTTCGAAAGaaaaaaggtcttgaagatctcaagGACCTACACACTAATAATGAGTTTGTAGATCAGGTGGAAGGTGAAGTTACTGAAGGAACACGAAGAAATCTTCCTCAAAAGTTGCTCGATCCCGGTGAATTTATTGTACCATGTGAAATAGGAGGACATTTAGTAGAAAAGGTTATCTGTGACTCAGGAGCAAGTATAAATATAATGCCAAGTTCTCTCtacgagaaacttggattgagcaAGATGAGATCGACCGAGTTAAGCGTGCAGCTGGCAGATAAATCGGTGAAAGTACCATTGGGtattgtggaagatgttgaactGAAGATTGACAAATTGAAAGTTCTAGCAGAATTCTTGGTACTCGATATGGAGAATAGTCAGGACGTTCACGTCATTCTAGGACGACCTTTATTGGCTgctgttggagccatcatcgACGTGAAACGAGGAAAGATGACCATGGAAGTTAAAGGTCAAATGGTAGCAGTAAGGGCATCCCAGAAATCATATGACCCACCATGA
- the LOC140835338 gene encoding uncharacterized protein — translation MDFMKIGPPPLTGDENADVAEAWVDIMEQCFRVLHYDEDEKMEVADFMIQGKARKWWKPVSAILVQQHGRIRWEHFRQAFINHHFPPALRQAKEMELLTIKQGDSNIEDYQKRFTDLLPYAPHISENSAAKYSHFLNGLVNRCRQAEISIARRKAMQASKSSSSLGPRGQSFKKSASSSSSGSGGVHSFGRKKMQCGHCGGNHPTENCRRATGACFNCGGFGHMKRDCPNLENQSGGGGSMTGSYSGKQSEATVQQKGFPAQGSRRGGISQGSQQRPRVQGQVFALNQEQAEDHNERVIAASMFVKKHKLPYVSLDVLLSVSTPMGQEVLAKRLVVDCLLEFEGNYLSANLMILAMEDFDCIMGIDLLTKYRATVDCYQRLVQFRPEGDENWFFFGEGARPPMPVVSAVKAQRALAKGGEGYLIYAVDVSKDVIDVKNIPVVNEFPDVFPDEIPGFPPEREVEAEIELVPGTAPISRAPYRLAPTEMKELKQQLQDLLDKGFNELRQRLTTAPVLALPSGSGGYIVYTDASLQGLGWNLVFVR, via the exons ATGGATTTCATGAAGATTGGACCTCCACCGTTGACCGGAGATGAGAATGCTGATGTTGCTGAAGCTTGGGTTGATATCATGGAGCAGTGTTTTCGAGTATTGCACTATGACGAGGATGAGAAGATGGAGGTAGCTGATTTCATGATCCAAGGAAAAGCTCGGAAATGGTGGAAACCTGTTTCTGCCATTCTAGTTCAGCAGCATGGGCGGATTCGTTGGGAGCATTTCCGTCAGGCCTTCATCAATCatcactttccgccagctcttcgccAGGCGAAGGAGATGGAACTGTTGACCATTAAGCAAGGAGAttcgaacattgaggattatcagAAGCGTTTTACGGATCTGTTGCCGTACGCTCCTCACATCAGTGAGAATTCTGCAGCAAAATATTCTCACTTTTTGAATG gATTAGTGAATCGTTGTCGTCAAGCCGAGATCAGTATTGCTAGGAGAAAGGCTATGCAAGCTAGCAAAAGTTCTAGTTCGTTGGGACCAAGgggtcagtctttcaagaagtctgcatcttcttcttcttccggtTCTGGAGGGGTGCACAGCTTTGGCAGGAAAAAGATGCAATGTGGCCACTGCGGAGGTAATCACCCGACGGAGAATTGTCGAAGAGCAACGGGTGCATGTTTCAATTGTGGTGGTTTTGGTCACATGAAGAGGGATTGCCCTAATTTGGAGAATCAGAGTGGAGGCGGAGGTTCTATGACAGGGTCTTATAGTGGAAAACAGTCTGAGGCCACTGTTCAACAGAAAGGTTTTCCTGCTCAAGGTTCTCGTCGTGGAGGAATATCGCAAGGATCTCAGCAACGCCCACGAGTTCAGGGGCAAGTGTTTGCCTTAAACCAAGAGCAAGCTGAGGACCATAACGAGagagtcattgcag cATCAATGTTTGTTAAGAAGCATAAACTACCCTACGTGTCATTAGATGTTCTGTTGTCGGTGTCTACACCGATGGGACAAGAGGTTTTAGCTAAGCGACTTGTAGTAGACTGTTTGTTAGAGTTTGAGGGAAATTACTTGTCTGCCAATTTGATGATATTGGCTATggaagatttcgattgtattatgGGAATCGACCTATTGACTAAGTATAGAGCGACGGTAGATTGTTATCAACGTCTCGTTCAGTTTCGTCCAGAAGGAGACGAGAATTGGTTCTTCTTTGGTGAGGGAGCTCGACCTCCAATGCCAGTAGTGTCTGCTGTAAAGGCACAACGAGCTTTAGCAAAAGGAGGAGAAGGATACCTCATTTATGCTGTTGACGTATCAAAGGATGTAATCGACGTGAAGAATATTCCAGTTGTcaatgaatttcctgatgttttccccgaTGAAATTCCTGGATTTCCTCCAGAGAGGGAAGTGGAAGCGGAGATAGAGTTGGTACCAGGAACCGCACCTATCTCCAGAGCGCCTTATAGATTGGCaccaacagagatgaaagagttgaaacaacagttACAAGATCTTCTGGACAAAGG